The Arachis duranensis cultivar V14167 chromosome 2, aradu.V14167.gnm2.J7QH, whole genome shotgun sequence genome has a window encoding:
- the LOC107474365 gene encoding LOW QUALITY PROTEIN: putative vesicle-associated membrane protein 726 (The sequence of the model RefSeq protein was modified relative to this genomic sequence to represent the inferred CDS: deleted 1 base in 1 codon): protein MGQQTLIYSFVARGTVILAEYTEFKGNFQTIASQCLQKLPSSNNRFTYNCDGHTFNYLADNGFTYCVVAIESAGRQLPIAFLERVKDEFSKKYSGGKASTASANSLNREFGPKLKQQMQYCVDHPEEINKLAKVKAQVAEVKGVMMENIEKVLDRGEKIEMLVDKTDNLRSQAQDFRTQGTKMKRRCGLKI from the exons ATGGGGCAGCAAACTTTGATTTACAGTTTTGTAGCCCGTGGCACTGTGATCCTTGCTGAGTATACTGAATTTAAGGGAAATTTTCAAACAATTGCATCTCAGTGCCTTCAAAAGCTTCCTTCCTCCAATAATCGTTTCACCTACAATTGTGATGGCCACACTTTCAATTACCTTGCTGACAATGGCTTCA CCTATTGTGTGGTGGCAATTGAATCTGCTGGTAGACAACTTCCTATTGCTTTCCTTGAGCGTGTCAAGGATGAATTCAGCAAAAAATATAGTGGAGGAAAAGCATCAACTGCTTCAGCTAACAGTCTAAATAGAGAATTTGg GCCAAAATTGAAACAACAAATGCAATATTGTGTTGACCATCCCGAAGAGATCAACAAGCTTGCCAAAGTAAAGGCTCAAGTTGCTGAAGTTAAGGGCGTAATGATGGAAAACATTGAAAAG GTTCTTGATCGTGGAGAGAAGATTGAAATGCTAGTCGATAAGACTGACAATCTTCGCTCACAG GCACAGGATTTCAGAACACAAggaacaaaaatg aaaagaagatgtggattgaaaatatga
- the LOC107474363 gene encoding UDP-sulfoquinovose synthase, chloroplastic: MAQLISSSSSLTIFSRNKPYLKPFNQCSMSFSTSAACNSSTYPFRKLFLQRQKPRKSLVLQVSAVSTSIETPVQTSSGEPSKPQRVMVIGGDGYCGWATALHLSKKGYEVAIVDNLIRRLFDHQLGLDSLTPISSIQNRIHCWKSLTGKSIELYIGDICDFEFLTETFKSFEPDAVVHFGEQRSAPYSMIDRPRAVFTQQNNVIGTLNVLFAIKEFREQCHLVKLGTMGEYGTPNIDIEEGYITITHNGRTDTLPYPKQASSFYHLSKVHDSHNIAFTCKAWGIRATDLNQGVVYGVRTDATAMHEELCNRFDYDGIFGTALNRFCVQAAVGHPLTVYGKGGQTRGYLDIRDTVQCVELAIANPANPGEFRVFNQFTEQFSVNQLAALVTKAGGKLGLNVETITVPNPRVEAEEHYYNAKHTKLVELGLKPHLLSDSLLDSLLNFAIQYKDRVDRKQIMPSVSWRKIGVKPKTVTA; this comes from the exons ATGGCTCAATTGATATCGTCTTCTAGCTCCCTGACTATCTTCTCTAGAAACAAACCTTACTTAAAACCTTTCAACCAATGTTCAATGTCATTTTCGACCTCAGCTGCTTGCAACAGCTCCACATATCCATTTAGAAAGCTTTTCTTGCAACGACAGAAACCGAGAAAAAGTTTGGTATTACAAGTTAGTGCAGTTTCAACTAGCATAGAAACTCCAGTTCAAACTAGCTCTGGTGAACCTTCTAAACCACAGCGAGTCATGGTCATTGGTGGAGATGGTTATTGTGGTTGGGCAACTGCTCTTCATCTGTCTAAGAAGGGTTATGAAGTTGCGATTGTTGACAACCTTATTCGACGTCTCTTTGATCACCAGCTTGGATTGGATTCTCTAACACCGATATCCTCCATTCAAAATCGGATCCACTGCTGGAAATCTCTCACTGGAAAAAGTATTGAGCTCTACATTGGTGACATATGCGACTTTGAGTTCTTAACGGAAACATTCAAGTCATTTGAACCTGATGCTGTTGTCCATTTCGGGGAGCAGCGATCTGCACCTTACTCTATGATAGATCGGCCAAGAGCTGTGTTTACGCAACAGAATAATGTTATCGGTACACTGAATGTTCTTTTTGCTATAAAAGAGTTCAGAGAGCAGTGTCATTTGGTTAAGCTTGGGACCATGGGTGAATATGGTACTCCAAATATTGATATCGAGGAGGGTTATATTACCATTACTCACAATGGAAGGACAGATACTTTGCCGTATCCCAAGCAAGCCAGCTCATTCTATCATCTAAGCAAGGTTCACGATTCACATAACATAGCCTTCACTTGCAAAGCTTGGGGGATTCGAGCAACTGATCTGAATCAAGGAGTGGTATATGGAGTAAGGACAGATGCGACTGCAATGCATGAAGAGTTGTGCAACAGATTCGATTATGATGGCATATTTGGAACTGCATTAAATCGATTCTGTGTTCAGGCTGCCGTCGGTCATCCACTTACTGTATATGGTAAAGGAGGCCAG ACTCGGGGCTATCTTGACATAAGAGATACAGTTCAATGCGTGGAGCTTGCCATTGCGAACCCTGCAAACCCTGGGGAGTTCCGAGTCTTCAACCAGTTTACGGAGCAGTTTTCAGTCAATCAACTAGCTGCCCTTGTTACAAAAGCTGGTGGGAAACTTGGGCTCAATGTGGAAACCATAACCGTGCCAAACCCGAGAGTGGAAGCAGAGGAGCATTACTACAATGCCAAGCACACTAAGCTTGTTGAGCTGGGACTCAAGCCACACCTTCTTTCAGATTCTCTCCTTGATTCACTGCTCAACTTTGCTATCCAGTACAAAGATCGTGTTGACAGGAAGCAAATCATGCCTAGTGTTTCTTGGAGAAAAATTGGGGTCAAACCGAAAACTGTCACAGCCTAA